In one window of Nicotiana tabacum cultivar K326 chromosome 12, ASM71507v2, whole genome shotgun sequence DNA:
- the LOC107769487 gene encoding putative pectinesterase 11 — translation MAFHGYIVIVVILAMSYLLICSEADSSTQLSSAILIKVDQSGKGDYKKIQDAIDAVPSHNSQHIFISVKPGIYREKIVVPADKPFITISGRKPVNNTIITGNSFGDIFKSSTFTVFASDFVARHLTIQNTYGTGAKAVALRVEGDRVGFVGCRIKSHQDTLLDDVGRHYYKNCYIEGDTDFICGNGASLFEKCHLHSLSQGNGAITAQHRQSSQENTGFTFVGCKITGVKSAILGRPWGPYARVIFAQTYMSSVILPYGWEDWNVPSRQRTSYFAEYKCYGPGASSDKRVNWLRTLSSEEAVPYLKESIMDPKSWIRSKPTHLIPLSKAISTSFSKKRSSP, via the exons ATGGCTTTTCACGGGTACATTGTGATAGTGGTTATATTAGCTATGAGTTATTTACTGATTTGTTCGGAAGCTGATTCAAGTACTCAATTATCATCTGCAATTTTGATAAAAGTGGATCAATCTGGAAAAGGAGATTACAAGAAAATACAAGACGCAATTGACGCAGTGCCTTCACATAATTcgcaacatatatttatttcgGTTAAGCCTGGTATTTACAGAGAAAAAATTGTTGTTCCTGCGGATAAGCCATTTATAACAATCAGTGGTAGAAAACCAGTAAACAACACAATAATCACAGGGAATAGTTTTGGAGATATATTTAAATCCTCTACTTTCACCGTTTTTGCCTCTGATTTCGTGGCTCGGCACCTTACAATTCAG AACACATATGGAACTGGAGCTAAAGCAGTAGCATTGAGAGTAGAAGGAGATAGAGTTGGCTTCGTGGGTTGTAGAATTAAGTCACATCAGGATACATTACTTGATGATGTTGGGAGGCATTACTACAAAAATTGTTATATCGAAGGGGACACTGACTTCATATGTGGAAATGGCGCTTCTCTCTTTGAG AAATGCCATTTGCATTCACTTTCACaaggaaatggggctataacagCACAACATAGGCAATCATCTCAGGAAAATACAGGTTTCACCTTTGTTGGATGCAAGATTACTGGAGTGAAGAGTGCAATTCTTGGTAGACCATGGGGTCCCTATGCAAGGGTAATCTTTGCCCAAACTTACATGTCAAGTGTCATACTCCCCTACGGTTGGGAAGATTGGAATGTCCCCTCCCGGCAAAG GACATCATATTTTGCAGAGTACAAGTGTTATGGGCCAGGTGCAAGTTCTGATAAGAGGGTAAACTGGTTACGGACTTTGTCTAGTGAAGAAGCTGTCCCTTACTTGAAGGAGAGCATTATGGACCCAAAGAGTTGGATTAGGTCCAAGCCCACACATTTAATTCCTTTGTCTAAAGCAATCTCCACCAGTTTCAGCAAAAAGAGAAGCAGCCCATGA